A genomic window from Panthera tigris isolate Pti1 chromosome B4, P.tigris_Pti1_mat1.1, whole genome shotgun sequence includes:
- the PMCH gene encoding pro-MCH, whose translation MAKMSLSSYILILTFSLFSQGILLSASKSIRNLEDDMVFNTFRLGKAFQKDDTPQKSVVVPSLEQYKNDESSFMNDEENKNSKNTGSKHNFLNHGLPLNLAIKPYLALKGSVAFPAENGVQNTESTQEKREIGDEENSAKFPIGRRDFDMLRCMLGRVYRPCWQV comes from the exons ATGGCAAAAATGAGTCTCTCTTCCTACATATTAATACtaactttttctctgttttctcaagGCATTTTACTTTCAGCATCCAAGTCCATAAGAAATTTAGAAGATGACATGGTATTTAATACATTCAGGCTGGGGAAAGCTTTTCAGAAGGATGATACTCCTCAAAAATCAGTCGTCGTTCCTTCTCTGgaacaatataaaaatgatgaGAGCAGTTTCATGAacgatgaggaaaacaaaaattcaaag AACACAGGCTCCAAACATAATTTCTTAAATCATGGTCTGCCACTGAATCTGGCTATAAAACCTTATCTGGCACTAAAAGGATCTGTAGCTTTTCCAGCTGAGAATGGAGTTCAGAATACTGAATCAacacaagaaaagagagaaattgggGATGAAGAAAACTCAGCTAAATTTCCTATAGGAAGGAGAGATTTTGACA TGCTCAGGTGCATGCTGGGAAGAGTCTATCGACCTTGTTGGCAAGTCTGA